Proteins encoded within one genomic window of Streptomyces sp. NBC_00523:
- a CDS encoding Gfo/Idh/MocA family protein, which yields MTRRTVRIAMNGVTGRMGYRQHLVRSILAIREQGGLDLGDGDVLWPEPVLVGRRAHALEELAARHGLTEWSTDLDAVLADDTIDIYFDAQVTQARVEAIKKAVAAGKHIYTEKPTATDVEGALDLARLAQDAGIKHGVVQDKIFLPGLLKLKRLIDGGFFGEILSVRGEFGYWVFEGDWQEAQRPSWNYRAEDGGGIVVDMFPHWEYVLHELFGRVTTVQAHVQTHIPERRDERGEPYAATADDAAYGIFQLEGGAVAQINSSWAVRVNRDELVEFQVDGTHGSAVAGLRNCRVQHRSATPKPVWNPDLPVTESFRDQWQEVPDNAVFDNGFKAQWELFLRHIVLDEPYAWDLMAGARGVQLAELGLKSHAEGRRLDVPELSL from the coding sequence GTGACACGCAGGACAGTGCGCATCGCCATGAACGGCGTGACGGGACGCATGGGATACCGGCAGCACCTGGTGCGCTCGATCCTCGCGATCCGCGAGCAGGGCGGCCTCGACCTCGGTGACGGCGACGTGCTGTGGCCGGAACCGGTCCTCGTCGGCCGCCGCGCCCACGCCCTGGAGGAGCTGGCCGCCCGCCACGGCCTGACCGAGTGGTCGACCGACCTGGACGCGGTCCTCGCGGACGACACCATCGACATCTACTTCGACGCCCAGGTCACCCAGGCCCGGGTGGAGGCGATCAAGAAGGCCGTCGCCGCGGGCAAGCACATCTACACCGAGAAGCCCACCGCCACGGACGTCGAGGGCGCCCTCGACCTGGCCCGGCTGGCCCAGGACGCCGGCATCAAGCACGGCGTCGTCCAGGACAAGATCTTCCTGCCGGGCCTGCTGAAGCTGAAGCGCCTCATCGACGGCGGCTTCTTCGGCGAGATCCTGTCCGTGCGCGGCGAGTTCGGCTACTGGGTCTTCGAGGGCGACTGGCAGGAGGCGCAGCGCCCCTCCTGGAACTACCGCGCGGAGGACGGCGGCGGCATCGTCGTGGACATGTTCCCGCACTGGGAGTACGTGCTCCACGAGCTGTTCGGCCGGGTCACCACGGTCCAGGCGCACGTCCAGACCCACATCCCGGAGCGCCGGGACGAGCGCGGCGAGCCGTACGCGGCGACCGCCGACGACGCCGCCTACGGCATCTTCCAGCTGGAGGGCGGCGCGGTCGCCCAGATCAACTCCTCCTGGGCGGTCCGGGTCAACCGCGACGAGCTGGTCGAGTTCCAGGTGGACGGCACCCACGGCTCCGCCGTCGCGGGCCTGCGCAACTGCCGCGTCCAGCACCGCTCGGCCACCCCGAAGCCGGTCTGGAATCCGGACCTGCCGGTCACCGAGTCCTTCCGCGACCAGTGGCAGGAGGTCCCGGACAACGCCGTCTTCGACAACGGCTTCAAGGCCCAGTGGGAGCTGTTCCTCCGCCACATCGTGCTGGACGAGCCGTACGCCTGGGACCTGATGGCGGGCGCCCGCGGCGTGCAGCTCGCGGAGCTGGGCCTGAAGTCCCACGCGGAGGGCCGCCGCCTGGACGTCCCGGAGCTGTCCCTGTGA
- a CDS encoding citrate synthase: MSEHTNNAVVLRYGDGEYTYPVIDSTVGDKGFDIGKLRANTGLVTLDSGYGNTAAYKSAITYLDGEQGILRYRGYPIEQLAERSTFLEVAYTLINGELPKVDELSTFKNEITQHTLLHEDVKRFFDGFPRDAHPMAMLSSVVSALSTFYQDSHNPFDEEQRHLSTIRLLAKLPTIAAYAYKKSIGHPFVYPRNDLGYVENFLRMTFSVPAQEYELDPVVVSALDKLLILHADHEQNCSTSTVRLVGSSQANMFASISAGISALWGPLHGGANQSVLEMLEGIQANGGDVDSFIRKVKNKEDGVRLMGFGHRVYKSFDPRAKIIKAAAHDVLSALGKSDELLDIALKLEEHALSDEYFVSRNLYPNVDFYTGLIYRAMGFPTEMFTVLFALGRLPGWIAQWHEMIKEPGSRIGRPRQIYTGEVLRDFVPVEGR, from the coding sequence GTGAGCGAGCACACCAACAACGCTGTGGTACTGCGGTACGGCGATGGCGAGTACACCTACCCGGTGATCGACAGCACCGTCGGCGACAAGGGCTTCGACATCGGGAAGCTCCGGGCGAACACCGGCCTGGTGACGCTGGACAGCGGATACGGCAACACCGCTGCCTATAAATCGGCCATCACCTACCTCGACGGCGAGCAGGGCATCCTGCGCTACCGCGGCTACCCGATCGAGCAGCTCGCGGAGCGTTCGACCTTCCTCGAGGTCGCGTACACGCTGATCAACGGTGAGCTTCCCAAGGTCGACGAGCTGTCGACCTTCAAGAACGAGATCACCCAGCACACGCTGCTGCACGAGGACGTCAAGCGGTTCTTCGACGGCTTCCCGCGCGACGCCCACCCGATGGCCATGCTGTCCTCGGTCGTCAGCGCGCTGTCCACGTTCTACCAGGACAGCCACAACCCGTTCGACGAGGAGCAGCGCCACCTCTCGACCATCCGGCTGCTCGCCAAGCTCCCGACCATCGCCGCGTACGCGTACAAGAAGTCGATCGGTCACCCGTTCGTCTACCCGCGCAACGACCTGGGCTACGTCGAGAACTTCCTGCGCATGACCTTCTCGGTCCCCGCCCAGGAGTACGAGCTGGACCCGGTCGTCGTCTCGGCGCTCGACAAGCTGCTCATCCTGCACGCGGACCACGAGCAGAACTGTTCGACCTCCACCGTGCGCCTGGTCGGCTCCTCGCAGGCGAACATGTTCGCCTCGATCTCCGCCGGCATCTCGGCGCTCTGGGGCCCCCTGCACGGCGGCGCCAACCAGTCCGTCCTGGAGATGCTGGAAGGCATCCAGGCCAACGGCGGCGACGTCGACTCCTTCATCCGCAAGGTGAAGAACAAGGAGGACGGCGTCCGCCTGATGGGCTTCGGCCACCGGGTGTACAAGTCCTTCGACCCGCGCGCCAAGATCATCAAGGCCGCCGCGCACGACGTGCTGTCCGCCCTCGGCAAGTCCGACGAGCTGCTGGACATCGCGCTCAAGCTGGAGGAGCACGCGCTCTCCGACGAGTACTTCGTCTCGCGCAACCTCTACCCGAACGTGGACTTCTACACGGGCCTCATCTACCGCGCGATGGGCTTCCCGACCGAGATGTTCACCGTGCTCTTCGCGCTCGGCCGGCTCCCCGGCTGGATCGCCCAGTGGCACGAGATGATCAAGGAGCCCGGCTCCCGCATCGGCCGCCCGCGCCAGATCTACACCGGCGAGGTCCTGCGCGACTTCGTCCCGGTCGAGGGCCGCTGA
- a CDS encoding dihydrodipicolinate synthase family protein, whose amino-acid sequence MTIHLPQGPYEPRATPLDLTPTGTPLASRTVFSAAHVVADPYADVSPDSPAAVDWDATLAFRRHLWAHGLGVAEAMDTAQRGMGLDWAGAEELIRRSAAEARSVGGRIACGVGTDQLPPGPTTLAEVRAAYEEQLAVVEESGAQAILMASRALAAAAQGPQDYLDTYAHLLRQATEPVVLHWLGPMFDPALEGYWGSTDLDLATDTFLQVIAEHPDKVDGIKMSLLDADREIDVRRRLPSGVRCYTGDDFNYPELIAGDDRGFSHALLGIFDPLGPLAAHAVRVLDTGDTKGFRELLDPTVELSRHLFQAPTRFYKTGVVFLAWLAGHQDHFTMVGGLQSARSLPHLAKAYELADGLGLFPDPELAESRMRALLTVWGGTR is encoded by the coding sequence GTGACCATCCATCTCCCGCAGGGCCCGTACGAACCCCGGGCCACCCCGCTCGACCTCACCCCGACGGGCACGCCGCTGGCCTCCCGTACGGTCTTCTCCGCGGCGCACGTCGTCGCCGACCCGTACGCCGACGTCTCGCCGGACTCCCCGGCCGCCGTCGACTGGGACGCCACCCTCGCCTTCCGCCGCCACCTCTGGGCGCACGGCCTGGGCGTGGCCGAGGCGATGGACACCGCGCAGCGCGGCATGGGCCTGGACTGGGCGGGCGCCGAGGAGCTGATCCGCCGCTCGGCCGCCGAGGCCAGGTCGGTCGGCGGCCGCATCGCCTGCGGCGTCGGCACGGACCAGCTGCCGCCCGGTCCGACCACGCTCGCCGAGGTGCGCGCGGCGTACGAGGAACAGCTCGCCGTGGTCGAGGAGAGCGGCGCCCAGGCGATCCTGATGGCCTCCCGCGCCCTCGCCGCCGCCGCGCAGGGGCCCCAGGACTACCTGGACACGTACGCCCATCTGCTGCGCCAGGCCACCGAACCGGTCGTCCTGCACTGGCTGGGCCCGATGTTCGACCCGGCGCTCGAAGGCTACTGGGGCTCCACCGACCTGGACCTCGCCACCGACACCTTCCTCCAGGTCATCGCGGAGCACCCGGACAAGGTCGACGGCATCAAGATGTCGCTGCTCGACGCGGACCGCGAGATCGACGTGCGCCGCCGCCTGCCGAGCGGGGTCCGCTGCTACACCGGGGACGACTTCAACTACCCGGAGCTGATCGCGGGCGACGACCGGGGCTTCAGCCACGCGCTGCTCGGCATCTTCGACCCGCTGGGCCCGCTGGCCGCGCACGCGGTACGGGTCCTGGACACCGGTGACACGAAGGGCTTCCGCGAGCTGCTCGATCCGACGGTCGAGTTGTCCCGGCACCTCTTCCAGGCGCCGACCCGCTTCTACAAGACGGGCGTCGTCTTCCTCGCCTGGCTGGCGGGCCACCAGGACCACTTCACGATGGTGGGCGGCCTCCAGTCGGCCCGCTCGCTCCCGCACCTGGCGAAGGCGTACGAACTCGCCGACGGGCTCGGCCTGTTCCCGGACCCGGAACTGGCGGAGTCGAGGATGCGCGCACTGCTGACCGTGTGGGGAGGCACCCGATGA
- a CDS encoding sugar phosphate isomerase/epimerase family protein, which yields MSDGRLSINQETIKQWSLPELAEGCAKGGIDKVGLWRAPVQSYGVEATARLLSDHGLTVTSLCRGGFLTAPDPGERARALDDNRAALDEAAGVGTDTLVLVSGGLPEGSKDLHGARERIADALAELAPYAAERGVRLAIEPLHPMFASDRCVVSTLSQALDLAERFPAEQVGVVVDTYHLWWDDQAPAQIARAGAAGRIHSFQLADWITPLPAGVLLGRGQLGEGSVDFRFFREAVEATGFDGPVEVEIFNEALWARDGAEVLAEVAARYAEHAC from the coding sequence ATGAGCGACGGACGGCTCTCCATCAACCAGGAGACCATCAAGCAGTGGTCGCTCCCCGAGCTGGCCGAGGGCTGCGCGAAGGGGGGCATCGACAAGGTCGGCCTCTGGCGGGCCCCGGTGCAGTCGTACGGGGTCGAGGCGACGGCCCGGTTGCTGTCCGACCACGGCCTGACCGTCACCAGCCTGTGCCGGGGCGGCTTCCTCACCGCCCCGGACCCGGGCGAGCGCGCTCGCGCCCTGGACGACAACCGCGCCGCGCTGGACGAGGCGGCGGGCGTGGGCACGGACACCCTGGTCCTCGTCTCGGGCGGCCTTCCGGAGGGCAGCAAGGACCTGCACGGCGCCCGCGAACGCATCGCGGACGCTCTGGCCGAGCTGGCGCCGTACGCCGCCGAACGCGGGGTGCGTCTGGCCATCGAGCCCCTGCACCCCATGTTCGCCTCGGACCGGTGCGTGGTCTCGACGCTCTCCCAGGCCCTGGACCTCGCCGAGCGCTTCCCGGCCGAGCAGGTGGGCGTCGTCGTGGACACGTACCACCTCTGGTGGGACGACCAGGCGCCCGCCCAGATCGCGCGGGCCGGTGCGGCGGGCCGCATCCACTCCTTCCAGCTCGCGGACTGGATCACCCCTCTCCCGGCCGGCGTCCTGCTCGGCAGGGGCCAGCTCGGCGAGGGCAGTGTCGACTTCCGCTTCTTCCGCGAGGCGGTGGAGGCGACGGGCTTCGACGGCCCGGTCGAGGTGGAGATCTTCAACGAGGCGCTGTGGGCGCGCGACGGCGCGGAGGTCCTGGCGGAGGTGGCGGCCCGGTACGCCGAGCACGCCTGCTGA
- the recD2 gene encoding SF1B family DNA helicase RecD2 has translation MPTTPHTPNLAVLEGVLERITYANEENGYTVARVDTGRGSNDLLTVVGALLGAQPGESLRMEGRWGSHSQYGKQFHVENYRTVLPATIQGIRRYLGSGLIKGIGPVMADRITTHFGVDTLDIIESEPKRLIEVPGLGPKRTKMIAAAWEEQKAIKEVMVFLQGVGVSTSIAVRIYKKYEDASISVVKNQPYRLAADVWGIGFLTADKIAQAVGIPHDSPERVKAGLQYALSQSTDQGHCFLPEERLIADAVKLLQVDTGLVIECLAELAEEPEGVVREKVPSPEGGEPVTAVYLVPFHRAEISLAAQVRRLLRTPEERMPAFADVDWDKALKWLAGRTGAKLAPEQEAAVRLALSRKVAVLTGGPGCGKSFTVRSIVELARAKKAKVVLAAPTGRAAKRLSELTGTEASTVHRLLELKPGGDAAYDKDRPLDADLVVVDEASMLDLLLANKLVKAVAPGAHLLLVGDVDQLPSVGAGEVLRDLLADGGPVPAVRLTTIFRQAQQSGVVTNAHRINSGVPPLTQGLNDFFLFVEDETEDAGVLAVDVAARRIPAKFGLNPRRDVQVLAPMHRGPAGAGHLNGLLQQAITPGRPDVPEKRFGGRVFRVGDKVTQIRNNYDKGENGVFNGTVGVVTGLDLDEQRLTVLTDEDEEVGYDFDELDELAHAYAMTIHRSQGSEYPAVVIPVTKSAWMMLQRNLLYTAVTRAKKLVVLVGSRQAIGQAVRTVSAGRRCTALDHRLRGGGDGGSSVKMIDQIGGKHHGGLPEPQSRGQDG, from the coding sequence ATGCCCACCACGCCCCACACCCCCAACCTGGCCGTCCTCGAAGGCGTGCTGGAGAGGATCACGTACGCCAACGAGGAGAACGGCTACACCGTCGCCCGCGTCGACACCGGGAGGGGGAGCAACGATCTGCTCACCGTCGTCGGGGCGTTGCTCGGGGCGCAGCCCGGGGAGTCCTTGCGGATGGAAGGGCGCTGGGGGTCCCACTCGCAGTACGGCAAGCAGTTCCACGTGGAGAACTACCGGACCGTCCTCCCCGCCACCATCCAGGGCATCCGGCGCTACCTCGGCTCCGGGCTGATCAAGGGCATCGGGCCGGTGATGGCCGACCGGATCACCACTCATTTCGGCGTGGACACGCTGGACATCATCGAGAGCGAGCCCAAGCGGCTCATCGAGGTCCCCGGCCTCGGGCCCAAGCGGACGAAGATGATCGCGGCCGCGTGGGAGGAGCAGAAGGCGATCAAGGAGGTCATGGTCTTCCTCCAGGGCGTCGGCGTCTCGACCTCCATCGCCGTGCGGATCTACAAGAAGTACGAGGACGCCTCGATCTCCGTCGTGAAGAACCAGCCCTACCGGCTGGCCGCCGACGTCTGGGGCATCGGCTTCCTGACCGCCGACAAGATCGCCCAGGCGGTCGGCATCCCGCACGACAGCCCGGAACGCGTGAAGGCCGGGCTGCAGTACGCGCTGTCGCAGTCCACCGACCAGGGCCACTGCTTCCTGCCCGAGGAACGGCTGATCGCGGACGCGGTGAAGCTGCTCCAGGTGGACACCGGGCTCGTCATCGAGTGCCTGGCGGAGCTGGCCGAGGAACCGGAGGGCGTCGTACGGGAGAAGGTGCCGTCGCCGGAGGGCGGCGAGCCGGTCACGGCGGTCTACCTGGTCCCGTTCCACCGGGCGGAGATCTCGCTCGCCGCCCAGGTGCGACGGCTGCTGCGGACGCCCGAGGAGCGGATGCCCGCCTTCGCGGACGTGGACTGGGACAAGGCGCTGAAGTGGCTCGCGGGCCGGACGGGCGCCAAGCTCGCGCCGGAGCAGGAGGCCGCCGTGCGGCTCGCGCTGAGCCGGAAGGTCGCCGTGCTGACCGGCGGCCCGGGCTGCGGCAAGTCGTTCACGGTCCGGTCCATCGTGGAGCTGGCCCGGGCCAAGAAGGCCAAGGTCGTGCTGGCCGCACCCACCGGCCGGGCCGCCAAGCGGCTCTCGGAGCTGACGGGGACCGAGGCGTCCACCGTGCACCGGCTGCTCGAACTGAAACCGGGCGGCGACGCGGCGTACGACAAGGACCGCCCGCTCGACGCCGACCTCGTCGTCGTGGACGAGGCGTCGATGCTCGATCTGCTGCTCGCCAACAAGCTGGTGAAGGCGGTGGCACCGGGTGCCCACCTGCTGCTCGTCGGTGATGTGGACCAACTGCCGTCGGTGGGGGCGGGGGAGGTGCTGCGGGACCTCCTCGCCGACGGCGGCCCGGTGCCCGCGGTCCGGCTGACCACGATTTTCCGCCAGGCCCAGCAGTCGGGCGTCGTCACCAACGCGCACCGCATCAATTCCGGCGTACCGCCCCTCACTCAGGGGCTCAATGACTTCTTCCTCTTCGTGGAGGACGAGACGGAGGACGCCGGGGTGCTCGCGGTGGACGTCGCGGCCCGTCGTATTCCGGCCAAGTTCGGGCTGAACCCGCGCCGGGACGTCCAGGTGCTCGCCCCCATGCACCGGGGCCCGGCCGGGGCCGGACATCTCAACGGGCTGCTCCAGCAGGCGATCACCCCGGGCCGGCCGGACGTGCCCGAGAAGCGGTTCGGCGGCCGGGTCTTCCGGGTGGGGGACAAGGTCACCCAGATCCGCAACAACTATGACAAGGGGGAGAACGGCGTCTTCAACGGCACGGTGGGCGTCGTCACCGGCCTCGACCTGGACGAACAGCGGCTGACGGTCCTCACCGACGAGGACGAGGAGGTCGGCTACGACTTCGACGAGCTGGACGAGCTCGCCCACGCGTACGCCATGACGATCCACCGTTCCCAGGGCAGCGAGTACCCGGCCGTCGTCATCCCCGTGACGAAGAGTGCCTGGATGATGCTCCAGCGCAACCTGCTCTACACCGCCGTGACCAGGGCCAAGAAGCTCGTCGTGCTGGTCGGCTCGCGGCAGGCGATCGGCCAGGCGGTCCGCACGGTTTCCGCAGGCAGACGCTGTACGGCGCTGGATCACCGGCTCCGCGGAGGCGGCGACGGAGGATCGTCGGTAAAAATGATCGATCAAATCGGTGGGAAACATCACGGAGGTCTTCCGGAACCGCAGTCAAGGGGGCAGGATGGCTAA
- a CDS encoding LacI family DNA-binding transcriptional regulator, with protein MTVTLADVAARARVSPATVSRVLNGNYPVAASTRERVLRAVDDLDYVLNGQASALAAATSDLVGVLVNDIADPFFGIMAGAAQTEIGGPGDGSGRAGGEKLAVVCNTGGSPARELTYLTLLQRQRAAAVVLTGGAVEDPEHQVAMAAKLAKLAEAGTRVVLCGRPPLPDGASVVAALAFDNQGGARRLTAHLLSLGHRRIGYVAGPLERTTTRHRLAGHREAMRAAGAAGDEDRLTVHGSYDRGSGYDATVELLRREPEITAVVAANDTVALGAAAAVRDRGLRIPEDISVAGFDDLPFSVDVVPALTTVRLPLVEAGARAGRLAMGKEDPPPGGIALIPAELMVRGSTAAPRG; from the coding sequence ATGACAGTCACCCTGGCGGACGTGGCGGCCCGCGCCCGGGTGTCCCCGGCCACCGTCTCCCGTGTGCTGAACGGCAATTACCCGGTGGCGGCGTCCACCCGGGAACGGGTGCTGCGCGCGGTGGACGACCTGGACTACGTACTGAACGGGCAGGCCAGCGCCCTGGCGGCGGCCACCTCCGACCTGGTCGGCGTCCTCGTCAACGACATCGCCGACCCGTTCTTCGGGATCATGGCGGGCGCCGCGCAGACCGAGATCGGCGGGCCCGGCGACGGGTCCGGCCGGGCGGGCGGCGAGAAACTGGCGGTCGTCTGCAACACCGGCGGCTCCCCCGCCCGCGAGCTGACCTACCTCACCCTGCTCCAGCGCCAGCGCGCCGCCGCCGTCGTCCTCACCGGGGGCGCGGTGGAGGATCCGGAGCACCAGGTGGCGATGGCCGCGAAGCTGGCGAAGCTCGCGGAGGCGGGGACCCGGGTCGTGCTCTGCGGGCGGCCCCCGCTGCCGGACGGGGCGTCCGTGGTGGCGGCGCTGGCCTTCGACAACCAGGGCGGCGCCCGGCGCCTCACCGCCCATCTGCTGTCCCTGGGCCACCGCCGCATCGGCTATGTCGCGGGCCCGCTGGAACGGACCACCACCCGCCACCGGCTGGCCGGTCACCGCGAGGCGATGCGCGCGGCGGGGGCGGCCGGGGACGAGGACCGGCTGACCGTGCACGGCTCGTACGACCGGGGCTCCGGCTACGACGCCACGGTCGAACTCCTGCGCCGCGAACCGGAGATCACGGCGGTGGTCGCGGCGAACGACACGGTGGCGCTCGGCGCGGCGGCGGCGGTCCGCGACCGGGGGCTGCGCATCCCGGAGGACATCTCGGTGGCCGGCTTCGACGACCTGCCGTTCTCGGTGGACGTGGTCCCGGCCCTCACGACGGTGCGGCTGCCGCTGGTCGAGGCGGGGGCGCGGGCGGGCCGGCTGGCCATGGGCAAGGAGGACCCGCCGCCGGGCGGCATCGCGCTGATCCCGGCCGAGCTGATGGTCCGCGGCTCGACGGCGGCGCCCCGGGGGTGA
- a CDS encoding heavy metal translocating P-type ATPase: MHSASDTHSATEAGAPEAELSRADFTIGGMTCASCAARVEKKLNRMDGVTATVNYATEKARVSYDAAAVSVGDLVATVERTGYTAKPLPGTAARAPEPAATSEAPEAAEAPQAEQAPRPATAEAPHAPQAPQPTPRTPRPEPEAEAPPHSEADPGADPDDTPDPALAALRQRLIVSAALAAPVVALAMIPALQFDFWQWLSLTLAAPVVVWGGLPFHRATWTNLRHGAATMDTLVSVGTLAAFGWSLWALFLGDAGMPGMRHGFDLTASRADASSTLYLEVAAGVVTFILLGRYLEAKSKRRAGSALRALMHLGAKDVTVLRDGAEVRVPVARLVVGDRFTVRPGEKVATDGTVVEGSSAVDASMLTGESVPVDVGAGDAVTGATLNVSGRLVVEATRVGTDTRLARMAKLVEDAQNGKAEVQRLADRISAVFVPVVLLLSLATLIGWLLATDDVTAAFTAAVAVLIIACPCALGLATPTALMVGTGRGAQLGILIKGPEVLESTRRVDTIVLDKTGTVTTGRMTLQAVHTAPGTTEADALRLAGALEHASEHPIAQAVASSAAERTGVPLPSPEGFTNVPGLGVRGTVEGHTVLVGRSRLLTEAGITLPDLLAAAVTDAAAQGRTAVAVGWDGEARAVLEVADAIKDTSAEAVAALRDLGLTPILLTGDHRAVAESVAREAGIDEVRAEVLPEEKAHVIRGLQDQGRVVAMVGDGVNDAAALATADLGLAMGTGTDAAIEASDLTLVRGDLKVTADAIRLSRRTLTTIRGNLLWAFGYNVAALPLAAFGLLNPMIAGAAMAFSSVFVVTNSLRLRSFT; this comes from the coding sequence ATGCACAGCGCATCGGACACCCACAGCGCGACGGAGGCCGGCGCCCCGGAGGCGGAGCTCTCCCGGGCCGACTTCACGATCGGCGGCATGACCTGCGCCTCATGCGCGGCCCGTGTCGAGAAGAAGCTCAACCGGATGGACGGCGTCACGGCCACCGTGAACTACGCCACGGAGAAGGCTCGCGTCAGCTATGACGCCGCCGCCGTCTCCGTAGGCGATCTTGTGGCTACGGTGGAGAGGACCGGCTATACGGCGAAGCCGCTGCCCGGGACCGCCGCACGGGCCCCCGAGCCCGCCGCCACCTCGGAAGCCCCTGAAGCCGCGGAAGCCCCGCAGGCCGAGCAGGCCCCGCGGCCCGCCACCGCCGAAGCCCCGCACGCCCCACAAGCCCCGCAGCCCACCCCCCGCACGCCCCGGCCGGAACCGGAAGCGGAAGCCCCGCCGCACTCCGAAGCCGACCCCGGAGCCGACCCCGACGACACCCCCGACCCCGCCCTCGCCGCCCTCCGGCAGCGGCTCATCGTCTCCGCCGCGCTCGCCGCCCCCGTGGTCGCCCTGGCGATGATCCCCGCCCTCCAGTTCGACTTCTGGCAGTGGCTCTCGCTCACCCTCGCCGCGCCGGTCGTGGTCTGGGGCGGGCTGCCCTTCCACCGGGCCACCTGGACCAACCTGAGGCACGGCGCGGCGACCATGGACACCCTCGTGTCCGTCGGGACGCTCGCCGCCTTCGGCTGGTCGCTGTGGGCGCTGTTCCTCGGCGACGCCGGAATGCCCGGCATGCGGCACGGCTTCGATCTGACGGCCTCCCGGGCCGACGCCTCGTCCACCCTCTACCTGGAGGTCGCGGCGGGCGTCGTCACCTTCATCCTGCTGGGCCGCTATCTGGAAGCGAAGTCCAAGCGGAGGGCCGGGTCCGCGCTGCGCGCCCTGATGCACCTCGGCGCCAAGGACGTGACCGTCCTGCGTGACGGCGCCGAGGTCCGGGTGCCCGTCGCCCGGCTCGTCGTGGGCGACCGCTTCACCGTCCGCCCCGGCGAGAAGGTCGCCACGGACGGCACCGTGGTCGAGGGCTCCTCGGCCGTGGACGCGTCCATGCTCACCGGCGAGTCCGTCCCCGTGGACGTGGGCGCCGGCGACGCGGTGACCGGCGCGACGCTCAACGTCTCCGGCCGCCTCGTCGTGGAGGCGACCCGGGTCGGCACGGACACCCGGCTGGCCCGGATGGCGAAGCTGGTCGAGGACGCGCAGAACGGCAAGGCCGAGGTGCAGCGCCTCGCGGACCGGATCTCGGCGGTGTTCGTCCCGGTCGTCCTGCTGCTCTCCCTCGCCACGCTCATCGGCTGGCTGCTGGCCACCGACGACGTGACGGCGGCGTTCACGGCGGCGGTCGCGGTCCTGATCATCGCCTGCCCCTGCGCCCTCGGCCTCGCCACGCCGACCGCGCTCATGGTCGGTACGGGGCGCGGCGCCCAGCTCGGCATCCTGATCAAAGGCCCCGAGGTCCTGGAATCCACCCGCCGGGTCGACACGATCGTCCTGGACAAGACCGGCACCGTCACCACGGGCCGGATGACCCTCCAGGCCGTCCACACGGCCCCCGGAACCACCGAGGCCGACGCCCTCCGCCTCGCCGGAGCCCTGGAACACGCCTCCGAACACCCCATCGCCCAGGCCGTCGCCTCCTCGGCCGCGGAACGCACCGGCGTGCCCCTCCCCTCCCCCGAGGGCTTCACCAACGTGCCCGGACTCGGCGTCCGGGGCACCGTCGAGGGCCACACCGTCCTCGTCGGGCGCTCCCGGCTGCTCACCGAGGCCGGGATCACCCTCCCCGACCTCCTGGCCGCCGCCGTCACGGACGCCGCCGCTCAAGGGCGTACGGCCGTCGCGGTCGGCTGGGACGGTGAGGCGCGCGCGGTCCTGGAAGTCGCCGACGCGATCAAGGACACCAGTGCGGAGGCCGTCGCCGCGCTCCGGGATCTCGGCCTCACGCCGATCCTGCTGACCGGTGACCACCGCGCCGTGGCGGAGTCCGTGGCCCGCGAGGCCGGGATCGACGAGGTCCGCGCCGAGGTGCTGCCGGAGGAGAAGGCGCACGTCATCCGGGGTCTCCAGGACCAGGGACGGGTCGTCGCCATGGTCGGCGACGGGGTCAACGACGCCGCCGCGCTGGCCACTGCCGACCTCGGTCTGGCGATGGGCACGGGCACGGATGCCGCGATCGAGGCGAGCGACCTCACCCTGGTTCGTGGAGATCTCAAGGTGACAGCAGACGCCATCCGCCTCTCCCGGCGCACCCTCACCACCATCAGGGGCAACCTTCTCTGGGCATTCGGCTACAACGTGGCCGCCCTACCCCTTGCGGCATTTGGGCTGCTCAACCCTATGATTGCCGGAGCGGCGATGGCGTTCTCATCGGTCTTCGTCGTGACGAACAGCCTGCGCCTGCGGTCCTTCACCTAA